A genomic window from Methylorubrum extorquens includes:
- a CDS encoding DUF3126 family protein — protein sequence MTKTEVAKLQDYLRRKFANASIRVVAMKTGDSAEVFIGEESIGVLADDKEDGDDSFTFRMAILDIDLEEDA from the coding sequence GTGACCAAGACCGAAGTCGCCAAGCTGCAGGATTACCTGCGCCGCAAGTTCGCCAATGCCAGCATCCGCGTCGTGGCGATGAAGACCGGTGATTCCGCCGAGGTGTTCATCGGCGAGGAGTCGATCGGTGTCCTTGCGGACGACAAGGAAGACGGCGACGATTCCTTCACCTTCCGCATGGCGATCCTCGACATCGATCTCGAAGAAGACGCCTGA
- a CDS encoding DUF6949 family protein, which yields MTVSPSSVESIQALIVGLALAGLLASAFEYATNRRASFRLLEAGGVTALAALPMIAVVAPFIILRNTLRGRRIERRPIPFVMIATMIACGWSLLSGQIALGMAHRLAGL from the coding sequence ATGACCGTGAGCCCGTCTTCCGTCGAATCCATCCAGGCGCTCATCGTCGGCCTCGCTCTGGCGGGGCTGCTCGCGAGCGCCTTCGAATACGCCACGAACCGGCGGGCGAGCTTTCGCCTGCTGGAAGCCGGCGGCGTCACCGCTTTGGCCGCGCTGCCGATGATCGCAGTGGTCGCGCCCTTCATCATCCTGCGCAACACCCTGCGGGGTCGGCGCATCGAGCGCCGGCCGATCCCCTTCGTGATGATCGCGACGATGATCGCCTGCGGCTGGAGCCTGCTCTCGGGCCAGATCGCCCTCGGCATGGCCCACCGGCTGGCCGGGCTGTAG